The Streptomyces sp. NBC_01275 genome has a segment encoding these proteins:
- a CDS encoding DNA-binding transcriptional regulator: protein MVSVQQWTGREASALRAALRMSTRAFAEHLGVALRTVAKWESLGAETQPRPDTQAILDTALARADGAAHARFEAVLYPQRGGERSHPADYESWTEDIERAVVCVSRQDFSFASALLNRWLAPRDPHGLDYKGLYLYGRSLVLLGDLQRDQGAILGPLSARQSYLTARGMFGELDIPRRVAQIELSLAVVHEMSGRLDASARQYEQLAVDERLSRRDRARARLWVGTALSKEGNNAYATNVMVSATREFEDIGEPEDWSVAHQKLALAHRGAGNLTQALHYIDIARTTGTVDSPMQRVRLDTAYGHILLSDAATRNDGLSVLDQAAQVARQYGLSHQVRSIEGIRNGQQG from the coding sequence GTGGTCAGCGTGCAGCAGTGGACAGGCAGGGAGGCAAGCGCCTTGCGCGCCGCGCTGCGCATGAGCACACGGGCCTTCGCCGAACACCTGGGCGTCGCACTGCGCACGGTCGCCAAGTGGGAGAGCCTCGGTGCGGAGACTCAGCCGCGGCCCGATACGCAGGCCATCCTCGACACCGCGCTCGCCCGTGCCGATGGGGCAGCCCACGCTCGCTTCGAAGCCGTCCTCTACCCCCAAAGAGGGGGAGAGAGGTCCCATCCGGCGGACTACGAGTCGTGGACCGAGGACATCGAGCGCGCCGTCGTCTGCGTCAGCCGCCAGGACTTCTCGTTCGCCTCAGCCCTGTTGAACCGTTGGCTCGCTCCTCGCGATCCGCATGGACTCGACTACAAGGGCCTTTACCTGTACGGCCGTTCCCTCGTCCTACTTGGAGATCTGCAACGTGATCAGGGCGCGATCCTTGGTCCGCTGTCTGCCCGCCAGTCCTATCTGACCGCCCGCGGCATGTTCGGCGAACTCGACATTCCCCGCCGTGTCGCGCAGATCGAGCTGTCCCTCGCGGTCGTCCATGAGATGTCCGGCCGACTCGACGCCTCTGCCCGCCAGTACGAGCAGCTTGCTGTCGATGAACGCCTCAGCCGCCGCGATCGTGCGCGAGCCCGGCTGTGGGTGGGCACGGCGCTGAGCAAGGAGGGCAACAACGCCTACGCCACCAACGTGATGGTGTCCGCCACCCGCGAGTTCGAGGACATCGGCGAACCCGAGGACTGGTCGGTCGCGCATCAGAAGCTGGCACTTGCCCACCGCGGCGCCGGCAATCTCACCCAGGCCCTGCACTACATCGACATCGCGCGTACTACTGGCACGGTCGACTCCCCCATGCAGCGGGTGCGGCTGGACACGGCATACGGGCACATCCTTCTGTCGGATGCGGCGACCCGGAATGATGGGCTGTCCGTTCTCGATCAGGCGGCGCAGGTGGCCCGGCAGTACGGGCTGAGCCACCAGGTGCGCAGTATCGAGGGCATCCGAAATGGGCAGCAGGGATGA
- the mobC gene encoding plasmid mobilization relaxosome protein MobC, which yields MHDRYHELTIHQQEMATTPATSTASCSDGPSKGRSIALASAPRVAEEAPRQEAWGREAPAEGGRVQEGKRPARRRSRQDKQRGKRQTFRASEAEAAEIDAAAEIKGISKARFIAQAVHSELHARPRLDQNDALDRLDAARVQLARVGNNLNQIAKTLNSGGDAIHLQLTLDAVRQAATTVKTTAQKLVS from the coding sequence ATGCACGACCGATACCACGAACTCACCATCCACCAGCAGGAGATGGCGACCACTCCAGCCACCAGCACAGCAAGCTGTAGCGATGGACCGTCCAAGGGCCGGTCCATCGCGCTTGCCTCCGCCCCGAGGGTGGCGGAGGAGGCCCCGCGCCAGGAGGCGTGGGGCCGGGAAGCCCCGGCCGAGGGCGGCCGAGTCCAGGAGGGGAAGCGGCCGGCCCGCCGCCGTTCCCGCCAGGACAAGCAGCGCGGCAAGCGCCAGACCTTCCGTGCCAGCGAGGCCGAAGCCGCCGAGATCGACGCCGCCGCCGAGATCAAGGGCATCTCCAAGGCCCGCTTCATCGCCCAGGCCGTCCACTCCGAACTCCACGCCCGCCCCCGGCTCGACCAGAACGACGCCCTCGACCGCCTTGACGCCGCCCGCGTCCAGCTCGCCCGCGTCGGCAACAACCTCAACCAGATCGCCAAGACCCTGAACTCCGGCGGCGACGCCATCCACCTCCAGCTCACCCTCGACGCCGTCCGCCAGGCCGCCACGACCGTCAAGACGACCGCCCAGAAGCTGGTGAGCTGA
- a CDS encoding cupin domain-containing protein, with amino-acid sequence MSPLNLAAHLGQDEFLAQVLHRRYRHIPAAIPHPGELITWDDVNTILATHRLEPPRFRLSADGEMLPAHRYTAPVTTRRHTVWQRLHPTELHDRLAEGASLVIDAVDELHPPIGRAAMELEQWLRTGVQTNLYASFTAREGFGVHWDDHDVVVIQVDGAKRWKLYGPTRTAPMYKDTDEPEPPPEEPVAELVLYPGDMLYLPRGWWHSVAASEGEHSLHLTFGIQATTGAQLLSWLADDLRRHDVLREDLPVHATAAQQATYLERLRKEVTTALEDPGLLGRYTTMRDSTDLTRLRPSLPHITGLPADPDIHIQLTTSRAQISPAPDGDGVIFRACDNEWELAKEALPLLQRLTSAAPGTVSVGELVAATGIPIADVTAVVSDLMNGQAAAVVRGDRR; translated from the coding sequence TTGTCGCCGCTGAATCTGGCGGCTCACCTGGGCCAGGACGAATTCCTGGCCCAGGTGCTCCACCGCCGCTACCGCCACATCCCTGCCGCCATCCCACACCCGGGTGAGCTGATCACCTGGGACGACGTGAACACCATCCTGGCGACCCACCGCCTGGAGCCGCCCCGCTTCCGCCTCTCTGCGGACGGGGAGATGCTGCCCGCCCACCGCTACACCGCTCCCGTCACCACCCGCCGACACACTGTCTGGCAGCGCCTGCACCCCACCGAACTGCACGACCGACTCGCCGAGGGTGCCTCCCTGGTCATCGACGCCGTCGACGAACTCCACCCACCCATCGGCCGCGCCGCCATGGAACTGGAGCAGTGGCTGCGCACCGGCGTGCAGACCAACCTGTATGCGTCCTTCACCGCGCGCGAGGGCTTCGGCGTGCACTGGGACGACCACGACGTCGTCGTCATCCAGGTTGACGGTGCCAAACGCTGGAAGCTGTACGGCCCCACACGCACCGCCCCCATGTACAAGGACACCGACGAACCCGAACCTCCACCGGAGGAACCGGTCGCGGAACTGGTCCTGTACCCAGGGGACATGCTCTATCTCCCGCGCGGCTGGTGGCACTCGGTGGCCGCCTCCGAAGGCGAGCACTCCCTCCACCTCACCTTCGGCATCCAGGCCACCACCGGCGCCCAACTCCTGTCCTGGCTCGCCGACGACCTACGCCGCCACGACGTCCTGCGCGAAGACCTGCCCGTACACGCCACCGCAGCGCAGCAGGCCACGTACCTGGAACGGCTGCGCAAGGAAGTCACCACCGCCCTTGAGGACCCCGGATTGCTCGGCCGCTACACGACGATGCGCGACAGCACCGACCTCACCCGCCTCCGCCCAAGCCTTCCTCACATCACCGGACTGCCCGCAGACCCGGACATCCACATCCAGTTGACCACCAGTCGCGCGCAGATAAGCCCCGCGCCCGACGGGGACGGAGTGATCTTCCGAGCCTGCGACAACGAATGGGAGTTGGCCAAGGAGGCCCTGCCGCTGCTTCAGCGCCTGACGTCCGCCGCACCCGGCACCGTCTCCGTCGGCGAACTGGTCGCGGCAACCGGAATCCCCATCGCGGACGTGACGGCCGTCGTCTCCGATCTGATGAACGGCCAAGCAGCCGCAGTGGTGCGAGGAGACCGACGATGA
- a CDS encoding aldo/keto reductase — protein sequence MTIPSLGLGTYRIHPSALSDAVIRAATDPTTAWIDTAPNYLNGQAQSLLAQVLSQHRVPVSTKVGFLTDRAIKDAVTDGALTTDAAEHGHCLSTPYVHWQCSRNRTELGRDHLDLVFAHNPERTDGDPYESLRDAFIALEAEATAGTLSAYGVATWDGFDTGALSILSLHQLAAEAAGTEHHHLRAIQLPVSLVTATAFAQALEGDGPIAQAAELGWQVYASAPLFGGELPRLATPELTALLSPDLTVPQACLLATASCPGVTRILLSTSTPAHWAEAQTALRSPAIPVPTLRKVLDVLAAD from the coding sequence ATGACGATCCCATCTCTCGGTCTGGGCACCTACCGCATCCACCCGTCCGCGCTGTCCGACGCCGTCATCCGCGCAGCCACCGACCCGACCACCGCATGGATCGACACGGCGCCCAACTACCTCAACGGACAAGCCCAGTCGCTACTCGCCCAGGTTCTCTCCCAGCACCGCGTCCCGGTCTCCACCAAGGTCGGATTCCTCACCGACCGGGCCATCAAGGACGCCGTCACCGACGGAGCCCTCACCACCGATGCCGCCGAACACGGACACTGCCTGAGCACCCCGTACGTCCACTGGCAGTGCTCCCGCAACCGCACCGAACTCGGCCGCGACCACCTGGACCTCGTCTTCGCCCACAACCCCGAGCGCACCGACGGCGACCCGTACGAATCCCTGCGCGACGCCTTCATCGCCCTGGAAGCAGAAGCGACAGCAGGCACCCTGAGCGCGTACGGCGTCGCCACCTGGGACGGCTTCGACACCGGCGCCCTGAGCATCCTCTCCCTGCACCAACTGGCGGCCGAAGCCGCCGGCACGGAACACCACCACCTGCGAGCCATCCAACTGCCCGTATCCCTCGTCACCGCCACCGCGTTCGCCCAGGCTCTGGAGGGAGATGGTCCCATCGCTCAGGCAGCCGAACTCGGATGGCAGGTGTACGCCTCAGCACCCCTGTTCGGCGGGGAACTTCCCCGCCTGGCCACACCCGAACTCACCGCACTCCTCAGCCCGGATCTCACCGTCCCCCAGGCATGTCTCCTCGCCACGGCCTCCTGCCCGGGAGTGACGCGGATTCTGCTCTCCACCTCCACCCCGGCACACTGGGCCGAGGCACAAACGGCTCTGCGAAGCCCGGCCATCCCGGTCCCCACGCTGCGAAAGGTGCTGGATGTACTCGCCGCCGACTGA
- a CDS encoding mobilization protein: protein MVPDVSRGSRTIGLLHYLYRTSDIEAHVDPHIVAAYDPFVPDPGRHPDAAFSDLAAELDQWVNALGDKAPKKHVWHCPVRTAPGDRHLSDDEWATVARRVLNATGIAPEGDDEACRWIAVRHAPDHIHIVATLVRADRTRPRHHKDGTRAQAECRKIENEFGLRQLKEGDGTAAKRPTSAERHKAERLGQEDASRELLLEHVHRALAGAADEDEFFDRLAAGGVRIHKRVAPSGDALGYKVAMPRDRNGDQEPIWFAGSTLSPDLSLPKIRKRFTHTTAEAEQPTPATPLSGSAPARARLFATGAAEDVLVAMTSADDGTVAAHMKGIGEVLDALAQTSHGNTGTELRNAARYFERATRSHIQARDAQMQALRRAARQIIHSGPALGRGPDGTATAMVLDILLLAAIAAARWHAARSHAQQAEASQRTAEHLRAAYSATAQAPMAVMHANGQRLPAPLQRRHTQTVLAVLPSDMAHRLQDEPGWPALAASLHEAEQVGRNAAELLRQAVDSRDLSTADSISDVLVWRLRRLVDLPTPVTMHHQPLAPAVAPTIPLPSQASARRR, encoded by the coding sequence TTGGTCCCCGACGTCTCCCGTGGTAGCCGCACCATCGGCCTGCTCCACTACCTCTACCGAACCAGCGACATCGAAGCCCACGTCGACCCGCACATCGTCGCCGCCTACGACCCCTTCGTCCCCGACCCTGGCCGCCACCCCGACGCCGCCTTCTCCGACCTCGCCGCCGAACTCGACCAATGGGTCAACGCCCTCGGCGACAAGGCGCCCAAGAAGCATGTGTGGCACTGCCCCGTCCGCACCGCGCCCGGCGACCGCCACCTCAGCGACGACGAGTGGGCCACCGTCGCCCGCCGCGTCCTCAACGCCACCGGCATCGCGCCCGAAGGCGACGACGAAGCCTGCCGGTGGATCGCCGTCCGCCACGCCCCCGACCACATCCACATCGTCGCCACCCTCGTCCGTGCCGACCGCACCCGTCCCCGCCATCACAAGGACGGCACCCGCGCACAGGCCGAATGCCGCAAGATCGAGAACGAGTTCGGCCTGCGCCAACTCAAGGAAGGCGACGGCACCGCCGCCAAACGGCCCACCAGCGCCGAACGCCACAAGGCCGAACGCCTCGGCCAGGAAGACGCCTCCCGCGAGCTACTTCTCGAACACGTCCACCGCGCCTTGGCCGGGGCAGCCGACGAGGACGAGTTCTTCGACCGGCTCGCCGCCGGAGGCGTCCGCATCCACAAGCGCGTCGCCCCGTCCGGCGATGCCCTGGGCTACAAGGTCGCGATGCCCCGTGACCGTAACGGCGATCAGGAGCCCATCTGGTTCGCCGGCTCCACGCTCTCCCCGGACCTGTCCCTGCCCAAGATCCGCAAACGGTTCACGCACACCACCGCCGAGGCCGAACAACCCACCCCCGCAACGCCCCTCAGCGGGTCGGCACCCGCGCGGGCCCGCCTGTTCGCCACCGGGGCCGCTGAGGACGTCCTGGTGGCGATGACTTCCGCCGACGACGGGACGGTCGCAGCCCACATGAAGGGGATAGGCGAGGTCCTCGACGCCCTCGCCCAGACCTCCCACGGGAACACCGGCACCGAGCTACGAAACGCCGCAAGGTACTTCGAGCGCGCCACTCGCTCTCACATCCAGGCCCGCGACGCGCAGATGCAGGCCCTGCGCCGCGCGGCCCGTCAGATCATTCACTCCGGCCCCGCACTCGGCCGCGGCCCGGACGGGACCGCCACCGCCATGGTTCTGGACATCCTGCTCCTGGCCGCCATCGCCGCCGCCCGCTGGCACGCCGCCCGCAGCCATGCCCAGCAGGCCGAAGCATCCCAACGCACCGCCGAACACCTCCGCGCCGCCTACAGTGCGACGGCCCAGGCACCCATGGCGGTCATGCACGCGAACGGACAGCGCCTCCCCGCTCCCCTGCAGCGCAGGCACACGCAGACCGTCCTGGCCGTGCTGCCGTCGGATATGGCCCACCGGCTCCAGGACGAACCGGGCTGGCCCGCCCTGGCTGCCAGCCTCCACGAGGCGGAACAGGTTGGCCGCAACGCCGCAGAGCTCCTGCGGCAGGCAGTGGACTCGCGCGACCTGTCCACAGCGGATTCCATCAGCGACGTCCTCGTCTGGCGGCTCCGTCGGCTCGTGGATCTTCCCACGCCGGTCACCATGCACCACCAGCCCCTTGCCCCCGCTGTGGCACCGACGATTCCGCTGCCGAGTCAGGCATCAGCGCGTCGGCGGTAG
- a CDS encoding phosphotransferase has protein sequence MHRAFVQAAQTLNTTVVGPEVWGWYGRTLSSRVQHPDRGVCWLRLLSTPEDKAAGKIWQGNGQAAALFDRHVRKPLLYDTSDTSSDGHAYRAELHQYVTEPAVSPSPVLHTDPDPPVSWWDSLRADLDYVSRVPTDRVAVRQEWVDRSVPRFLGIPGPRITDWRTAHGDLHTANLTSTTPYLLDWEGFGQAPAGYDSAMLLAYSLLVPGFARRVRETFPVLKTEPGRIAQIIVITELLQSASRGDHPELVPALRALVAELA, from the coding sequence ATGCACCGAGCATTCGTCCAGGCCGCGCAGACGCTGAACACCACGGTCGTCGGTCCGGAGGTCTGGGGCTGGTACGGCCGCACCCTCAGCAGCCGCGTCCAGCACCCGGACCGCGGAGTCTGCTGGCTGAGGCTGCTCTCGACACCCGAGGACAAGGCGGCCGGGAAGATCTGGCAGGGCAACGGCCAGGCCGCCGCCCTGTTCGACCGGCACGTCCGCAAACCACTGCTGTACGACACCTCGGACACGAGCAGCGACGGCCACGCCTACCGCGCGGAGCTGCACCAGTACGTCACCGAACCCGCCGTCTCTCCGAGCCCAGTCCTGCACACAGATCCCGATCCGCCGGTCTCGTGGTGGGACTCGCTCCGAGCGGACCTGGACTACGTGAGCAGGGTCCCGACGGACCGCGTGGCCGTGCGCCAGGAGTGGGTGGACCGCAGCGTCCCCCGCTTCCTCGGCATCCCCGGCCCCCGGATCACGGACTGGAGGACAGCCCACGGAGACCTGCACACCGCCAACCTCACCAGCACCACCCCCTACCTCCTCGACTGGGAAGGCTTCGGCCAGGCACCAGCCGGATACGACTCGGCCATGCTGCTGGCGTACTCGCTTCTCGTCCCCGGATTCGCCCGTCGCGTGCGGGAAACCTTTCCCGTGCTCAAGACGGAACCCGGACGCATCGCACAGATCATCGTCATCACGGAGCTACTGCAGTCGGCGTCGCGTGGAGACCATCCCGAACTCGTCCCCGCACTTCGCGCCCTGGTCGCAGAACTGGCCTGA
- a CDS encoding YdcF family protein — translation MSQGVSVPEHQQRQITDEQFHDATLIWNYHQMGHEQRPCSAAIGLGSHDLGVATAAADLYRAGLFPVVVFSGGNSPTTRARFPRGEAVHYREHALGLGVPDEAILVEPKAANTGQNITLSRELLREAGVEVESLLLISKPYMERRSYATCRNLWPEAEVVCASEPLELDDYIKSIGDEKLVVDMLVGDLQRVIEYPKLGFAVEQDVPGDVYDAYERLLGAGFDSRLIST, via the coding sequence ATGAGCCAGGGAGTGTCAGTGCCGGAGCACCAGCAGCGCCAGATCACCGACGAGCAGTTCCACGACGCGACGTTGATCTGGAACTACCACCAGATGGGCCACGAGCAGCGGCCCTGCTCGGCGGCGATCGGCCTGGGCAGCCACGACCTGGGCGTGGCCACCGCAGCCGCTGACCTCTACCGCGCGGGCCTGTTCCCGGTGGTGGTCTTCAGCGGAGGCAACAGCCCGACGACCCGTGCCCGCTTCCCGCGAGGCGAAGCCGTCCACTACCGTGAGCACGCCCTGGGCCTGGGCGTGCCGGACGAGGCGATCCTGGTCGAGCCGAAGGCCGCGAACACCGGCCAGAACATCACGCTCTCGCGTGAGCTGCTGCGCGAGGCGGGCGTCGAGGTCGAGTCGCTGCTGCTGATCTCCAAGCCGTACATGGAGCGCCGTTCGTACGCGACCTGCCGCAATCTGTGGCCCGAGGCCGAAGTCGTCTGTGCCTCCGAGCCGCTGGAACTGGACGACTACATCAAGTCCATCGGCGACGAGAAGCTCGTCGTCGACATGCTCGTCGGCGACCTGCAACGGGTGATCGAGTACCCGAAGCTCGGTTTCGCTGTCGAGCAGGACGTACCGGGGGATGTGTATGACGCCTACGAGCGCCTTCTGGGCGCCGGCTTCGACAGCCGCCTCATCAGCACCTGA
- a CDS encoding WbqC family protein, with the protein MCAIHQPNLFPRLSTLAKLLAADRWIVLDDVQFARRDYQHRARLSALDDPDRQQWLTLSTHLPHGRGTLIRDAVLAEPERCRKRLAGLIRQHYGRSRHWHVVRDVLLSVLDEFDTTGRLADVTEASTRALLRALGWNGEVLRSSALPSRAGRSERLADLAALTGSTHYLCGTGGLRYVEHGPFDAHGISVVPFHTPVDNRISVWRGARRISALWALASIGPEELVSQAASQPEEALELLAPVPLPGSDYRRRADA; encoded by the coding sequence GTGTGCGCGATTCACCAGCCGAACCTGTTCCCCAGGTTGTCCACACTGGCCAAACTCCTGGCAGCCGACCGGTGGATCGTTCTCGACGACGTGCAGTTCGCGCGCCGGGACTACCAGCACCGCGCCCGGCTCTCCGCTCTGGACGATCCGGATCGGCAGCAGTGGCTCACACTCTCCACCCACCTGCCCCACGGACGCGGGACCCTGATCCGTGACGCCGTGCTCGCCGAGCCCGAACGGTGCCGAAAGCGGCTCGCCGGGTTGATCCGGCAGCACTACGGCCGCAGCCGCCACTGGCACGTCGTACGCGACGTCCTGCTCTCGGTGCTCGACGAGTTCGACACCACAGGCCGCTTGGCCGATGTCACCGAGGCATCAACGCGGGCTCTGCTCCGCGCTCTTGGCTGGAACGGTGAAGTACTGCGCAGCAGCGCTCTGCCGTCCCGCGCCGGCAGGTCCGAACGCCTCGCCGACCTCGCCGCGCTCACCGGCAGTACCCACTACCTGTGCGGCACGGGAGGTCTGCGCTATGTCGAGCACGGCCCCTTCGACGCGCATGGCATCTCGGTCGTTCCGTTCCACACCCCTGTGGACAACCGCATCTCCGTATGGCGAGGGGCACGGCGGATCAGCGCTCTCTGGGCGTTGGCTTCCATCGGGCCCGAGGAGCTGGTCTCCCAGGCCGCGAGCCAACCGGAGGAGGCCCTGGAGTTGCTTGCCCCTGTACCGCTGCCCGGGAGCGACTACCGCCGACGCGCTGATGCCTGA
- a CDS encoding ABC transporter substrate-binding protein, with protein sequence MNARTTRALQCSAALVAAGLTLTACGSSGGGSSSGQSQSPSFEGRGPITYAAGKDSSGVVQKVIDSWNKLHPKEKVTFIQLPTDADSQRQQMIQNAETKSDAYTVLSLDVVWTSEFAAHQWVDKLPEKQFPLDEMLKPVVETAKYRDGLYAVPASSDGGVLYYRTDLLKKAGVTEAPTTWAEMKTACAKVKKLPEAEDMSCYAGQLQKYEGLTVNFSEAVNSAGGVVTDANGKPNVDTPEAKKGLDFLVDSVKDGTIPKEAITYQEEDGRQAFQDGKLIFLRNWPYVYSLAQKSQVAGKFAVAPLPGLNGPGSSSLGGHNLALSSFAKNKATALDFMKFFSSQDSASTFLKDASLAPPYQALYDDQALVKQYPYLPVLKKSILNAVPRPRVVQYGDVSSAIQQETYAALTGDKSSAQALKDLQEDLQKSAAE encoded by the coding sequence GTGAACGCCAGAACCACCAGAGCCCTTCAGTGCTCGGCCGCGCTTGTCGCCGCCGGGCTCACCCTCACCGCCTGCGGTTCTTCCGGCGGCGGCAGCTCCTCAGGTCAGTCCCAGAGCCCGTCGTTCGAGGGCCGTGGCCCGATCACGTACGCGGCGGGCAAGGACAGCTCGGGCGTCGTCCAGAAGGTGATCGACAGCTGGAACAAGCTGCACCCGAAGGAGAAGGTCACCTTCATCCAGCTCCCGACGGACGCGGACTCTCAGCGGCAGCAAATGATCCAGAACGCCGAGACGAAGTCCGACGCCTACACGGTGCTCTCCCTCGACGTCGTGTGGACCTCTGAGTTCGCTGCCCACCAGTGGGTCGACAAGCTGCCCGAGAAGCAGTTCCCGCTGGACGAGATGCTGAAGCCGGTCGTGGAAACGGCGAAGTACCGCGATGGGCTGTACGCGGTCCCGGCCAGTTCGGACGGCGGAGTGCTCTACTACCGCACCGATCTGCTCAAGAAGGCCGGCGTCACCGAGGCCCCGACGACCTGGGCCGAGATGAAGACCGCCTGCGCCAAGGTGAAGAAGCTGCCCGAGGCCGAGGACATGTCCTGTTACGCCGGACAGTTGCAGAAGTACGAGGGCCTGACGGTGAACTTCTCCGAGGCCGTGAACTCCGCGGGCGGCGTCGTCACCGACGCGAACGGCAAGCCGAACGTCGACACCCCCGAGGCGAAGAAGGGCCTGGACTTCCTTGTCGACTCCGTCAAGGACGGGACCATTCCCAAGGAGGCCATCACCTACCAGGAGGAAGACGGCCGCCAGGCGTTCCAGGACGGCAAGCTGATCTTCCTGCGCAACTGGCCGTACGTGTACTCCCTGGCGCAGAAGAGCCAGGTGGCGGGCAAGTTCGCGGTCGCGCCGTTGCCCGGCCTGAACGGACCCGGCTCCTCCAGCCTGGGCGGTCACAACCTGGCCCTGTCCTCCTTCGCCAAGAACAAGGCCACGGCGTTGGACTTCATGAAGTTCTTCAGCAGCCAGGACAGCGCGAGCACGTTCCTCAAGGACGCGTCCCTCGCCCCGCCGTACCAGGCCCTGTACGACGACCAGGCACTGGTCAAGCAGTACCCGTACCTGCCGGTGTTGAAGAAGTCGATCCTGAACGCCGTGCCGCGTCCGCGGGTCGTGCAGTACGGCGATGTGTCATCGGCGATCCAGCAGGAAACGTACGCGGCGCTGACCGGTGACAAGAGCAGCGCGCAGGCACTGAAGGACCTGCAGGAGGACCTGCAGAAGTCCGCGGCAGAGTGA
- a CDS encoding LacI family DNA-binding transcriptional regulator, whose product MADVAERAGVSPSTVSRTLRGLTSVSPDVRDRVEQAARELNFAVSRHAASLVTGKTGVVAVLVPTLDSWFMGSALTRLGPLLRAAGLEMNVYVIPDLAERTAFFERLPARRNADALLVFSFDLTDEESARLDDLGMPVIYVSQHVEGRPSVYVDDVAGACKATRHLLNLGHRRIAFAQTVGARGFSFSSRERLLGYRQALAEAGITLDDDLVVSIPPRDKRGTMEAVGNLLSLREPPTAIFADADEQAVSVIWTLRKTGIEVPERMSVVGFDDQDTAEWFDLSTVAQSPSDMGRIAGELALKLIDDSEADPTQHVVLPTALIPRATTAPPPGAHSGQEAHSDSP is encoded by the coding sequence ATGGCCGATGTCGCCGAACGGGCGGGGGTCTCCCCGTCCACCGTTTCGCGCACCCTGCGCGGTCTGACGTCCGTCTCACCGGATGTCCGTGACCGGGTCGAGCAGGCCGCCCGTGAGCTGAACTTCGCGGTCTCACGGCATGCCGCGAGCCTGGTCACCGGCAAGACCGGGGTCGTGGCGGTGCTGGTGCCCACGCTGGACTCGTGGTTCATGGGCTCGGCGCTGACGCGTCTGGGCCCGTTGCTGCGGGCGGCCGGCCTGGAGATGAACGTCTACGTGATTCCCGACCTGGCCGAGCGCACCGCGTTCTTCGAACGTCTTCCGGCCCGGCGGAACGCCGACGCGCTGCTGGTGTTCTCCTTCGATCTCACCGACGAGGAGAGCGCGCGGCTGGACGACCTCGGGATGCCGGTCATCTACGTCAGCCAGCATGTCGAGGGCCGGCCGAGCGTGTACGTCGACGACGTGGCGGGGGCCTGCAAGGCCACCCGCCACCTGCTCAACCTCGGACACCGCCGGATCGCCTTCGCGCAGACGGTGGGAGCCCGCGGCTTCAGCTTCAGCTCCCGCGAGCGGCTGCTCGGCTACCGGCAGGCGCTCGCCGAGGCGGGCATCACCCTGGACGACGACCTCGTGGTCAGCATCCCGCCCCGCGACAAGCGCGGCACCATGGAGGCGGTCGGAAACCTGCTGAGCCTGCGGGAACCGCCCACAGCGATCTTCGCCGACGCGGACGAGCAGGCCGTCTCCGTCATCTGGACCCTGCGCAAGACGGGGATCGAGGTGCCCGAGCGGATGTCCGTCGTCGGTTTCGACGATCAGGACACGGCCGAGTGGTTCGACCTGTCCACGGTGGCCCAGTCACCCTCGGACATGGGCCGTATCGCCGGCGAACTGGCCCTGAAGCTGATCGACGACTCCGAGGCGGACCCCACACAGCACGTCGTCCTGCCCACGGCGCTGATCCCACGGGCCACCACGGCCCCGCCGCCCGGAGCTCACAGCGGGCAGGAGGCGCACAGCGATTCGCCGTAG